In a genomic window of Thermosynechococcus sp. CL-1:
- the fmt gene encoding methionyl-tRNA formyltransferase, giving the protein MKIIYFGTPEFALAPLQRLLETETYQVLGVVTQPDRRRGRGNQLSPSPVKALALGHRLPVWQPERLRRDPELPGVLRSLGADVFVVVAYGQILPPSILEIPRYGCINIHGSLLPKYRGAAPIQWALYHGEGETGVTTMRMDAGMDTGPMLLKRKVTIHLGDNAATLSAKLSDMGADLLLETLQQLLQLQPEPQNDAEATYAPLIQKSDYAIDWGRSALALHNQVRAFYPYAYTQWQDTPLKLLQTWPLVPEVRAELPEPLHSFVCEPEASSAPGTVVELIKGWGPVVQTGKGRLLLSQVHLSGRKAQSGWDFVNGVRLAIATQFDMMPSAL; this is encoded by the coding sequence TTGAAAATCATTTATTTTGGCACACCGGAGTTTGCCCTTGCGCCGCTACAACGGCTGCTGGAAACAGAGACCTATCAAGTGTTGGGGGTGGTCACCCAGCCCGATCGCCGACGGGGACGGGGCAACCAGTTATCGCCTTCTCCGGTCAAGGCCTTAGCCCTTGGCCACAGATTACCGGTTTGGCAGCCGGAACGTCTGCGTCGGGATCCAGAGCTGCCTGGGGTCTTGCGATCGCTAGGCGCTGATGTCTTTGTGGTGGTGGCCTACGGTCAAATCCTGCCCCCGTCGATCCTTGAGATTCCCCGTTACGGCTGCATCAACATCCACGGCTCGCTGCTGCCGAAGTATCGCGGTGCCGCGCCCATTCAGTGGGCACTCTACCATGGCGAAGGGGAAACCGGCGTGACGACGATGCGCATGGATGCGGGTATGGACACAGGCCCGATGCTCCTGAAGCGCAAAGTAACGATTCATCTAGGAGATAACGCTGCTACCCTCAGTGCCAAGCTCAGTGACATGGGTGCCGACCTCCTACTAGAAACCTTGCAGCAACTGCTACAGCTTCAACCCGAACCCCAAAACGACGCTGAGGCTACCTACGCACCGCTCATTCAAAAAAGTGACTATGCCATTGATTGGGGGCGATCGGCCTTAGCCCTTCACAACCAAGTGCGCGCCTTTTACCCCTATGCCTATACCCAGTGGCAAGACACCCCCTTGAAACTGCTGCAAACGTGGCCATTGGTGCCCGAAGTGAGGGCCGAATTACCGGAACCTTTACACTCTTTTGTTTGTGAGCCTGAGGCATCTTCCGCCCCGGGTACGGTGGTAGAGCTAATTAAGGGATGGGGCCCCGTGGTACAGACGGGCAAGGGTCGCCTGCTGCTGAGTCAAGTGCACTTGAGTGGTCGCAAAGCCCAATCGGGGTGGGATTTTGTCAATGGGGTACGGCTGGCGATCGCCACTCAATTCGATATGATGCCCTCAGCCCTGTAA
- a CDS encoding ribbon-helix-helix domain-containing protein, which translates to MEDKQKVTLYLSPDVHRQLKIAAVVEQETMSTLAERAIEFLLAHPEVLAEYAEQKHGNVHRVYHCPECASALVLRGDELTALVNQPTVIDDDSLSVPSLSVELVSAR; encoded by the coding sequence ATGGAAGATAAGCAAAAGGTTACGTTGTATCTATCCCCCGATGTGCACCGCCAGCTAAAGATTGCCGCTGTGGTCGAGCAGGAAACGATGTCCACCCTTGCTGAACGTGCCATTGAATTTCTGCTGGCTCACCCAGAAGTACTGGCGGAATATGCCGAGCAAAAGCATGGCAATGTGCATCGGGTTTACCACTGCCCAGAGTGTGCTAGTGCCCTTGTCCTACGGGGGGATGAGCTAACGGCCTTGGTCAATCAGCCCACAGTGATTGATGACGACAGCCTCAGTGTTCCTTCGCTCTCCGTCGAGTTGGTGTCTGCCCGCTAG
- a CDS encoding AAA family ATPase yields MQEELSILIQAQYPLIYLLTSEEERAEQAIATIAQSQVGSQGRSPRKLYIWTVTHGMVEYGHPRNNSHHNTVSPEAAIQWVVHQREPGIYVFKDLHPFIDSPPVTRSLRDAIASFKSSHKTIILMSPEAAQRIPVELEKEIVVVDYPLPSINELDEVLEEQLDPRNRRLTPEVREKLVKATLGLTRDEAEKVFRKAKVTAGRLTEAEVDIILSEKKQIIRRNGILEYMEVDETIDSVGGLEELKVWLRQRANAFSEKAREYGLPQPKGMLILGVPGCGKSLIAKTTSRLWGLPLLRLDMGRVYDGSMVGRSEANLRNALKTAESISPAILFIDEMDKAFAGGAGSSDSDGGTSSRIFGSFLTWMQEKKSPVFVLATANRVERLPGEFLRKGRFDEIFFVDLPNAEERKEIFRIHLTKRRREIDRFDLEQLANICDGFSGAEIEQAIIAAMYEAFAQGREFTQLDIIAASRATQPLSKTMQEQVTALRDWARQRARPAAASVAEYQRLEF; encoded by the coding sequence GTGCAAGAAGAATTGAGTATCCTCATCCAAGCGCAATATCCGTTGATCTACCTCCTGACCTCTGAAGAAGAGCGGGCTGAGCAGGCGATCGCTACCATTGCCCAAAGTCAAGTCGGGTCTCAAGGGCGGTCTCCCCGCAAGCTCTACATCTGGACAGTGACCCACGGCATGGTCGAGTATGGCCATCCCCGCAACAACAGTCACCACAACACTGTCTCGCCAGAAGCCGCCATTCAATGGGTTGTTCACCAACGGGAACCGGGCATCTACGTCTTCAAGGATTTGCACCCCTTCATTGATTCGCCCCCTGTGACTCGTTCTTTACGGGACGCGATCGCCAGCTTCAAAAGCAGCCACAAAACCATTATTCTCATGTCCCCGGAAGCGGCGCAGCGGATTCCTGTCGAACTGGAAAAAGAAATCGTTGTCGTTGACTACCCTCTACCCAGTATCAACGAACTAGATGAGGTGCTCGAGGAGCAACTAGATCCCCGCAATCGCCGCCTCACCCCTGAGGTACGGGAAAAACTCGTCAAAGCCACCCTTGGCCTGACGCGGGATGAAGCTGAAAAAGTCTTTCGCAAAGCCAAAGTGACCGCAGGTCGCCTCACGGAAGCAGAGGTAGATATTATTCTCTCCGAGAAAAAGCAAATTATTCGTCGCAATGGCATCCTCGAGTATATGGAAGTGGATGAAACCATTGATTCGGTCGGCGGTCTAGAGGAACTGAAAGTCTGGTTACGCCAACGCGCCAACGCCTTCAGTGAAAAGGCGCGTGAATACGGCTTACCGCAACCGAAGGGGATGTTAATTTTGGGGGTTCCCGGCTGTGGGAAGTCCCTGATTGCCAAAACCACCTCCCGCCTTTGGGGCTTGCCGTTGCTGCGCCTTGATATGGGGCGCGTCTATGACGGTTCAATGGTGGGGCGATCGGAGGCCAATTTGCGCAATGCCCTAAAAACCGCTGAATCCATTTCCCCTGCCATTCTCTTTATTGATGAAATGGACAAGGCCTTTGCGGGCGGAGCAGGCTCCTCGGACTCCGATGGCGGTACCTCAAGCCGGATCTTTGGCTCCTTCCTGACTTGGATGCAGGAGAAAAAGTCTCCCGTCTTTGTCTTGGCGACAGCCAACCGCGTCGAACGGCTCCCCGGTGAATTTTTGCGCAAAGGTCGCTTTGATGAAATTTTCTTTGTGGATTTGCCCAATGCCGAGGAGCGCAAGGAAATCTTTCGCATTCACCTCACCAAGCGCCGTCGCGAGATTGATCGCTTTGACCTAGAGCAACTGGCCAATATCTGTGATGGCTTTTCAGGTGCCGAGATTGAGCAGGCCATCATTGCTGCCATGTACGAAGCCTTTGCTCAAGGGCGTGAGTTTACCCAGTTAGACATTATTGCCGCTAGCCGTGCCACTCAACCCCTTTCCAAGACGATGCAAGAGCAGGTCACGGCACTGCGTGATTGGGCACGCCAACGGGCGCGTCCGGCGGCTGCTTCAGTGGCTGAATACCAGCGACTGGAGTTCTGA
- a CDS encoding DUF1257 domain-containing protein codes for MSHFSTLRTKITDAEILKASLRDLGITVKTNADVRGYNGQRVRSDIVAVLDGEYDLGWSRNADGTFDLIADLWGVAKKHNQTELINSINQKYAINKTLAEVKRPGLQNANVKLVVHS; via the coding sequence ATGTCTCACTTCAGCACCCTGCGTACGAAAATTACCGATGCTGAAATCTTGAAAGCGTCCCTGCGGGATCTGGGCATTACGGTGAAAACCAATGCCGATGTGCGTGGCTACAATGGCCAACGTGTTCGCTCTGACATCGTCGCTGTCCTCGATGGCGAGTATGATCTGGGCTGGTCTCGCAATGCTGATGGCACCTTTGATCTGATTGCTGACCTCTGGGGTGTGGCCAAAAAACACAACCAAACTGAGCTGATCAACTCGATCAACCAAAAATATGCCATCAACAAAACCTTGGCTGAGGTGAAGCGTCCTGGCCTTCAGAACGCCAACGTCAAGCTTGTGGTGCATAGCTAA
- a CDS encoding site-specific DNA-methyltransferase has translation MTLIFTSPPYNLGKAYETPVAIEDYLQSQSEVITELYRVLRPEGSLCWQVGNFVQGGEVYPLDILFYPLFKRLGLKLRNRIIWKFGHGLHATKRFSGRYETILWFTKSDHYIFNLDAVRIPAKYPGKRHFKGPNKGKPSGNPLGKNPSDVWEILLQDWQELVWDIPNVKFNHPEKTLHPCQFPIELVERCVLALSHEGDWVFDPYMGVGSSLLAALMHNRRAMGCEKEPAYVNIARQRIQAYENGTLPYRPLGRPVYAPTGHEKIAQVPEEWQQ, from the coding sequence ATGACGCTCATCTTTACGTCGCCGCCCTACAACCTCGGCAAGGCCTATGAAACGCCGGTGGCGATCGAGGACTATCTCCAAAGCCAAAGTGAGGTAATTACCGAGCTATATCGAGTACTACGGCCAGAGGGAAGTTTGTGCTGGCAAGTGGGGAATTTTGTTCAAGGGGGAGAGGTGTATCCCTTGGATATTTTGTTTTATCCCCTGTTCAAGCGGTTGGGTTTGAAGCTGCGCAATCGCATCATCTGGAAATTTGGCCATGGTCTCCATGCCACAAAGCGCTTTTCTGGCCGCTATGAAACGATTCTCTGGTTCACGAAGTCCGATCACTACATCTTTAATTTGGATGCCGTGCGTATTCCAGCCAAATATCCGGGGAAACGCCATTTCAAAGGCCCCAATAAGGGCAAACCCTCGGGCAATCCCTTGGGCAAAAATCCATCCGATGTCTGGGAAATCCTTCTTCAGGATTGGCAAGAACTGGTGTGGGATATTCCCAATGTCAAGTTCAATCATCCTGAAAAAACATTGCATCCCTGCCAGTTTCCCATTGAGTTGGTGGAGCGGTGCGTTCTCGCCCTCAGCCATGAAGGGGATTGGGTCTTTGACCCCTATATGGGGGTGGGATCATCGCTTTTGGCTGCCCTAATGCACAATCGGCGGGCGATGGGCTGTGAAAAGGAACCCGCTTATGTCAACATTGCTCGCCAACGGATTCAGGCCTATGAAAATGGCACCCTGCCCTACCGTCCCCTCGGCAGACCGGTGTACGCCCCCACAGGGCATGAGAAAATAGCCCAAGTTCCTGAAGAGTGGCAACAGTGA
- a CDS encoding NUDIX hydrolase — translation MATVNWRSLDELVRIQSKWVTLIAEKWLTDTGETLEYWRVEKADSVIVLPLQGKDLICLPPTFRVGVQRATVDFPGGRVGSDQDPIAIVPQILTRELGITADVIQGITPISEQPWLVNSAFSNQRVWGFVAELAPRATVPQAGGRFRLGSPDISQLLAQLECLQCRAVLLQWLYLSL, via the coding sequence GTGGCAACAGTGAATTGGCGATCGCTCGATGAACTGGTACGCATTCAATCCAAGTGGGTGACCTTGATTGCCGAAAAGTGGCTGACGGACACAGGTGAAACCTTAGAATACTGGCGGGTAGAAAAGGCGGACTCGGTGATTGTCCTGCCGCTGCAAGGGAAGGATTTAATCTGCTTGCCGCCAACCTTTCGGGTGGGGGTTCAGCGAGCTACGGTGGATTTTCCCGGTGGCAGAGTAGGGTCGGATCAAGATCCGATCGCGATCGTGCCGCAAATTTTGACACGGGAATTGGGAATTACCGCTGATGTCATTCAAGGAATCACCCCGATCAGTGAGCAGCCTTGGCTGGTCAATAGTGCTTTCTCCAATCAAAGAGTGTGGGGCTTTGTTGCTGAACTCGCACCAAGGGCAACGGTACCTCAAGCCGGGGGCAGGTTTCGGCTCGGGAGTCCGGACATCTCACAGCTTCTTGCACAGTTGGAGTGCTTGCAATGTCGTGCTGTTTTGTTGCAATGGCTGTATCTCTCTTTATAG
- a CDS encoding transposase: MRYQERCEEERQAYQQQLDTWVESHGEETVVYIMDNAPIHPKGVIQAVVKAAGHEVLFLPKYSLDLNVIEHDFSALKRARMYAGSNSSIDEVIRKYYAG; encoded by the coding sequence ATGCGTTACCAAGAACGGTGTGAGGAAGAGCGGCAAGCGTATCAACAGCAGCTCGACACATGGGTAGAGAGTCACGGCGAGGAAACAGTGGTGTATATCATGGATAATGCACCGATTCACCCGAAAGGGGTGATTCAGGCAGTGGTGAAAGCGGCGGGTCACGAGGTGTTATTTTTACCGAAATACTCTCTTGATTTGAATGTGATTGAGCACGACTTCAGTGCGCTGAAGCGAGCGCGAATGTATGCAGGGTCAAACAGTTCGATTGATGAGGTGATTCGCAAGTATTATGCTGGATGA
- a CDS encoding IS630 transposase-related protein — protein sequence MQQGGKISETTQIFQVSRAAIHRWLKREDLAPTVVPRCPWKLDWAALAADVAAHPDDRLIDRAQRFGVQVSTISYALDQMGMTRKKTDALPRTV from the coding sequence ATCCAGCAAGGCGGCAAAATCAGTGAAACGACTCAGATCTTTCAGGTGAGCCGCGCCGCCATCCATCGCTGGCTGAAGCGAGAGGACTTAGCGCCCACGGTTGTCCCCCGTTGTCCTTGGAAGCTGGATTGGGCGGCCTTAGCAGCGGATGTTGCTGCCCATCCCGACGACCGTTTAATCGACCGTGCCCAGCGATTTGGCGTCCAAGTTTCCACCATTAGTTACGCCCTCGACCAGATGGGCATGACCCGAAAAAAAACAGATGCGTTACCAAGAACGGTGTGA
- a CDS encoding glycosyltransferase encodes MTHEPPKPTSPPQLVSPWVWGLFVFSILFLFGVLLATVWRPTLFPIDLVNPDQLRPLPDLLQMPTDDLSVWWPIVLAAVVAVALNFIPSNNVTRLIIRFIVILFGCRYLVWRGWVTLNDAHWLSFTASIGFYGLEVLYFFTYLLYFYQTAWLTTAWRSRQADHYQQAVLSGEYCPSVDIFIPTYNEPPYILRRTIVACQAINYRNKSIYVLDDGRRSEIADLCEHLGVNYLTRPTNEHRKAGNLNHALKYTTGELIAVFDADFIPFQNFLSRTVGFFQDDHVSMVQTPQHFFNPDYHSQNLGIEFMMPGDMEYFFGFIQPGRDFGNAIICCGTSYVVRRRDLEAVGGYYTRCVVEDFQTGTRMQIAGYRLIYLNEILSMGESPRNFQDHLEQRLRWLQGNMQIYFCGDDLPIWSKLSWFQRSCHLSLLLHNINPFIRTCFLVGPFLSLMTGISLTVATFGEYLFYALPYTLLTIATFSWATEGRYFSVWGEVYEVTFAFPGMVQLIKILRNPFGKIGSIVTNKGTLSNRKRLNLRYTWPLAAFVIAVGVGVFIRYGGYWLHIWPPMEYERAGLEVMLAWTLYNAFIALIAVLSSIDQPTRRQSDRFPVCTVCRFQLGDQTYWGYTRDVSETGAALLLTAGRFIEAQRDTVGTLTFLEQDFSVTAAVVRTRTEEERCCIYLRFLEVSDEAQRHLVQLLYGGLTWWHKPKAPNGLDAFWPMLIRLFDFRSLFSLYSNN; translated from the coding sequence ATGACCCATGAGCCACCCAAGCCCACTTCCCCCCCGCAACTGGTTTCACCGTGGGTCTGGGGTCTTTTTGTTTTCAGCATCCTATTCCTCTTTGGTGTGCTGTTGGCGACGGTGTGGCGACCGACGCTCTTTCCCATTGATTTAGTGAATCCCGATCAGTTGCGGCCTCTGCCCGACCTCCTGCAGATGCCCACCGATGATTTAAGCGTGTGGTGGCCCATTGTCCTTGCGGCAGTGGTGGCAGTTGCCCTCAATTTTATTCCCAGCAACAATGTCACACGCTTGATTATTCGCTTCATTGTTATTCTCTTTGGCTGCCGCTATCTGGTGTGGCGGGGCTGGGTGACGCTCAATGATGCCCACTGGTTGAGCTTTACTGCCAGTATTGGCTTCTATGGTCTTGAGGTGCTCTACTTTTTCACCTATTTGCTTTACTTCTATCAGACGGCATGGCTGACGACTGCATGGCGATCGCGCCAGGCCGATCACTATCAGCAGGCAGTTCTCAGCGGCGAATACTGCCCCAGTGTGGATATTTTTATTCCCACCTATAATGAGCCTCCCTATATTTTGCGGCGGACGATTGTGGCCTGTCAGGCGATCAACTACAGAAATAAAAGCATCTATGTCCTCGACGATGGTCGGCGATCGGAAATTGCGGATCTCTGTGAGCATCTGGGGGTCAACTATCTCACCCGTCCCACCAATGAGCACCGCAAAGCAGGTAACCTCAACCATGCCCTGAAATACACCACTGGTGAACTGATTGCCGTTTTTGATGCCGACTTTATTCCCTTTCAGAACTTCCTGAGCCGCACCGTGGGCTTCTTTCAAGATGATCACGTGTCCATGGTGCAGACCCCCCAGCACTTCTTTAACCCTGACTACCACTCCCAAAACCTTGGCATTGAGTTCATGATGCCCGGCGATATGGAGTACTTTTTTGGCTTTATTCAGCCGGGGCGGGACTTTGGCAACGCCATTATCTGCTGCGGTACCTCCTATGTGGTGCGCCGCCGTGACCTAGAAGCCGTGGGTGGATACTATACCCGCTGTGTAGTCGAGGATTTCCAGACGGGGACAAGGATGCAAATTGCTGGCTACCGCCTGATTTATCTGAACGAAATCCTCAGCATGGGGGAATCTCCTCGCAACTTTCAGGATCATTTAGAGCAACGGCTGCGCTGGCTACAGGGGAATATGCAAATCTATTTCTGTGGTGATGATCTCCCCATTTGGTCAAAACTGTCGTGGTTTCAGCGCAGTTGCCACCTCTCGCTGCTCTTGCACAACATTAATCCCTTTATCCGCACGTGCTTTCTCGTCGGTCCTTTTTTGAGCCTGATGACCGGTATTTCCCTGACGGTGGCCACGTTTGGTGAGTATCTCTTTTATGCGCTGCCCTATACACTGCTGACGATCGCCACCTTTAGCTGGGCGACAGAAGGGCGGTATTTTTCCGTCTGGGGTGAAGTCTATGAGGTGACCTTTGCCTTTCCGGGGATGGTGCAACTGATTAAAATCCTCCGCAATCCCTTCGGTAAAATTGGCAGCATTGTCACTAACAAGGGCACCCTCTCCAATCGGAAGCGGTTGAATTTGCGCTATACATGGCCGCTGGCGGCGTTTGTGATTGCAGTCGGGGTGGGGGTCTTTATCCGCTATGGGGGTTACTGGCTCCATATCTGGCCACCAATGGAGTATGAACGGGCGGGTTTAGAGGTGATGCTGGCTTGGACGCTCTACAACGCCTTTATTGCCTTGATTGCGGTTCTGTCCTCCATTGATCAGCCCACCCGCCGTCAGAGCGATCGCTTTCCCGTTTGCACCGTATGTCGTTTCCAACTGGGGGATCAAACCTACTGGGGCTATACCCGCGATGTGTCGGAGACTGGTGCTGCCCTGTTGCTGACTGCAGGGCGTTTTATCGAAGCCCAAAGAGATACCGTCGGCACGCTGACCTTTTTGGAACAGGACTTTAGCGTCACCGCAGCCGTGGTTCGTACCCGCACTGAAGAGGAGCGGTGCTGCATTTACCTGCGATTTTTAGAGGTCAGTGATGAGGCACAGCGGCACCTCGTACAACTGCTCTATGGTGGCCTCACATGGTGGCACAAACCCAAAGCCCCCAATGGCCTAGATGCCTTTTGGCCAATGTTGATTCGTCTCTTCGACTTTCGATCGCTCTTTAGCCTCTATAGCAATAATTGA
- a CDS encoding PIN/TRAM domain-containing protein — protein sequence MLDTILLLIIVVMGIAVGFNSIDLLPETVLAQVANVRGLQWVMAGFGAIVGIALGLLLQSLYHRLERSIRQLPPETLLSRAVGLVVGLLLANLMLAPIFLLPIPKDFSFIKPLIAVLTSIVFAYSGTTLADSHGPALLRLINPNAVASSLLAEGMLKPARAKVLDTSCIIDGRIEALLNLGVLEGQIIVPQFVLQELQLIADAGNEQKRIRGRRGLDVLNRLQASLGDRIVIHSADYPELTTVDAKLVRLCQEINGTLVTNDLNLNKVARFQKVDVFNVNELAQALRPIYLPGDTLELKILKEGKEPAQGVGYLEDGTMVVVEEGVDHIGDQLSVVVTSALQTSAGRMIFARLQMPTMA from the coding sequence ATGCTCGATACCATCTTACTCCTCATTATCGTCGTGATGGGAATTGCCGTTGGCTTCAACAGCATTGACCTCCTCCCAGAAACGGTTCTTGCTCAAGTGGCCAATGTGCGGGGATTGCAGTGGGTCATGGCTGGCTTTGGCGCCATTGTTGGCATTGCCCTTGGTTTATTGTTGCAGTCCCTTTACCATCGTCTTGAGCGCAGTATCCGTCAATTGCCCCCAGAAACGCTCTTGTCGCGAGCCGTGGGTCTAGTGGTGGGGTTGCTCTTGGCCAACTTGATGCTGGCACCGATTTTCCTGTTGCCCATTCCCAAGGATTTTTCCTTTATTAAACCCCTGATTGCTGTTCTCACTAGCATTGTCTTTGCCTATTCGGGAACCACTTTGGCCGATAGTCACGGGCCTGCCCTGCTGCGGTTAATTAACCCCAATGCCGTTGCTAGCAGTCTCTTGGCTGAGGGGATGCTCAAACCTGCCCGAGCAAAGGTACTGGACACCAGTTGCATTATTGATGGCCGCATTGAGGCGCTGTTGAATCTTGGGGTACTCGAAGGGCAAATCATTGTGCCCCAGTTTGTACTGCAAGAGTTGCAACTGATTGCCGATGCGGGGAATGAACAAAAACGGATTCGTGGTCGGCGAGGTCTCGACGTTCTCAATCGCCTCCAAGCCAGTTTGGGCGATCGCATTGTCATTCACTCCGCAGACTATCCAGAATTAACAACGGTGGATGCCAAGCTGGTGCGCCTCTGCCAAGAAATCAACGGCACTCTTGTCACCAATGATTTGAATCTCAACAAAGTTGCCCGCTTCCAAAAAGTGGATGTCTTTAACGTCAACGAGTTAGCGCAAGCCCTGCGCCCCATCTACCTCCCCGGCGATACGCTGGAGTTGAAGATTCTCAAGGAAGGGAAAGAACCAGCGCAAGGGGTGGGCTACCTTGAGGATGGCACGATGGTGGTTGTCGAAGAGGGGGTGGATCACATTGGCGATCAGTTGTCGGTGGTTGTGACCAGTGCCCTGCAAACCTCGGCAGGCCGCATGATTTTTGCCCGTCTGCAAATGCCAACGATGGCCTAA
- a CDS encoding HMA2 domain-containing protein, with protein sequence MATAETAPIAEVMHLTGDRLRLRIQELKTDAAFRDSLSAYLKTRQGIKSVHVNPLAASITIEYHLEQITPLQLLAAIQFWGDVQIIGQGNKGLQNLTRAFDLEPEEVGNKLTSMGGFLMGGYVGDILGGMVGGTAGGLFMGPAGAVMGVQVGTFVGGVIGARLGMEATEQITQLQFTALEETPERVAKVLEIRTGDKIGGTAGEIAGGLAGQVVLGPVGETVGRVVGNMVGAQLGEDLGRQLAAPSPEEPPPPSLHLFLEWWVKTSQAFTKETLWATLGGMVARAILGPQAEAEGIRAGTRISRHLDMQQPNTAAKEKKV encoded by the coding sequence ATGGCCACTGCCGAAACTGCGCCGATTGCCGAAGTCATGCACCTCACGGGCGATCGCCTGCGATTGCGGATTCAAGAACTGAAAACGGATGCTGCCTTTCGCGATTCCCTGAGTGCCTATCTGAAAACCCGCCAAGGGATCAAATCTGTTCACGTTAACCCCCTTGCCGCCTCAATTACCATTGAGTATCACCTCGAGCAAATCACGCCCCTACAACTGTTGGCGGCCATTCAATTTTGGGGGGATGTCCAGATCATTGGCCAAGGCAATAAGGGCTTGCAAAACCTCACCCGCGCCTTTGATCTCGAACCCGAAGAGGTGGGCAACAAACTCACCTCCATGGGCGGATTTCTCATGGGCGGCTATGTAGGTGATATTCTCGGTGGCATGGTGGGGGGAACGGCGGGTGGCCTGTTTATGGGGCCTGCGGGTGCGGTCATGGGGGTGCAAGTGGGCACCTTTGTTGGCGGTGTGATTGGTGCGCGATTAGGGATGGAAGCCACGGAGCAAATCACCCAACTGCAATTTACTGCCCTTGAGGAAACGCCGGAACGGGTCGCGAAAGTCTTGGAGATTCGCACGGGTGACAAAATTGGGGGTACCGCCGGTGAAATTGCTGGCGGCTTGGCGGGGCAAGTGGTCTTGGGGCCTGTGGGCGAAACCGTCGGGCGCGTAGTGGGCAATATGGTTGGTGCGCAACTAGGGGAAGATCTCGGGCGACAGTTGGCGGCGCCATCCCCTGAGGAACCTCCTCCCCCATCCCTGCATCTTTTCCTAGAGTGGTGGGTGAAAACCAGTCAAGCCTTTACTAAGGAAACGCTATGGGCGACCCTCGGTGGCATGGTGGCACGGGCCATTCTGGGGCCTCAAGCCGAAGCTGAGGGCATCCGAGCCGGTACCCGCATTAGTCGTCATCTCGATATGCAACAGCCCAACACCGCAGCAAAAGAGAAAAAAGTATAA
- a CDS encoding ABC transporter ATP-binding protein, which translates to MTATVKVEHLKKSYGAITAVADVSFSAHQGEIFGVLGPNGSGKTTTLRCLCTLSRPDAGVLEVCGLSVLHQPHLVRQKLGYVAQEVALDKILTGQEFLELQAALYHIPRALIPERIEAVLARLDLLEWRDRQCGTYSGGIRKRFDLAAGLLHQPQVLVLDEPTVGLDIESRQVIWDVLRDLKAQGLTIILTSHYLEEVDLLSDRLAILDQGRVIASGSPEELKANIGGDRVTLRVREFTPRQEAQMAQALLSQLDCVKSALINANQGNSLNLVVTDAAVAIAAIRRALEEAGLPLFSLAQSRPSLDDVYLAATGQTLLDADLAAAAQRDSKQLKKEAMQR; encoded by the coding sequence ATGACAGCCACGGTAAAGGTCGAACATCTCAAGAAGTCCTACGGTGCCATTACAGCGGTGGCCGATGTCTCCTTTAGCGCCCATCAAGGGGAAATTTTTGGGGTGCTGGGGCCAAATGGCTCAGGGAAAACGACAACACTGCGCTGTCTGTGTACCCTCTCGCGACCGGATGCTGGGGTATTGGAAGTCTGTGGTCTTTCGGTTCTCCACCAACCTCATTTAGTGCGCCAAAAATTAGGCTATGTGGCTCAGGAGGTGGCGCTTGATAAAATCCTCACGGGTCAGGAATTTCTAGAATTGCAGGCGGCGCTGTACCACATTCCCCGTGCCTTGATTCCAGAGCGCATTGAAGCAGTGCTGGCACGGTTGGATTTATTGGAATGGCGCGATCGCCAGTGTGGTACCTACTCGGGTGGCATTCGCAAACGCTTTGATCTCGCGGCAGGACTACTGCATCAACCCCAAGTGCTTGTCTTAGATGAACCCACCGTAGGCCTCGACATTGAAAGTCGCCAAGTGATTTGGGATGTGCTGCGGGATCTCAAGGCTCAGGGACTGACCATTATCTTGACCAGCCACTACCTTGAGGAAGTGGATCTCCTTAGCGATCGCTTGGCGATTCTCGATCAGGGGCGGGTGATTGCCAGTGGCTCTCCCGAGGAACTCAAGGCCAATATTGGGGGCGATCGCGTCACGTTGCGGGTACGAGAATTTACACCGCGTCAAGAGGCACAAATGGCCCAGGCCCTTCTCAGTCAATTGGACTGCGTGAAATCGGCGCTGATTAATGCCAACCAAGGCAACTCCTTGAATCTGGTGGTCACAGATGCGGCTGTGGCGATCGCAGCCATTAGAAGGGCGCTAGAGGAAGCAGGACTTCCCCTCTTTAGCTTGGCGCAGTCACGACCCAGTTTAGATGATGTCTATTTGGCCGCCACGGGTCAAACCCTCTTGGATGCCGACTTGGCAGCAGCGGCGCAGCGGGACAGCAAACAGTTGAAAAAAGAGGCCATGCAACGCTAA